The proteins below come from a single Candidatus Chlamydia sanziniae genomic window:
- a CDS encoding HAD family hydrolase, whose translation MDINDYQVCFFDLDGLLVDTEPRFYHAFLEACQEYSLEVAWDFATYFKHTFVGRDNLSEKFLEEYPEARENLELIYKRREEIHYASLDASAPPLMPGVEQFLELIVSMGKRSGVVTNSSRAALPTLCKSYPIFNKFSFWVTREDYLRPKPYGDSYRHAYKTFVRDGEKVLGFEDSLKGLRALACIPATLIGINAYISITVEKYSEFAPHDFFFYPSFNELTEQCLEQNLS comes from the coding sequence ATGGATATCAATGATTACCAAGTATGTTTTTTTGATTTGGATGGCTTGCTTGTCGATACAGAACCACGGTTTTATCACGCATTTTTAGAAGCTTGTCAGGAGTACTCTCTCGAAGTTGCCTGGGATTTTGCTACATACTTTAAACATACTTTTGTAGGACGAGATAATTTAAGTGAAAAGTTTTTGGAAGAATATCCTGAAGCGCGTGAAAATCTTGAACTGATTTATAAAAGAAGAGAAGAAATACACTATGCCAGTTTAGATGCTTCCGCACCACCCTTAATGCCCGGTGTCGAACAATTTCTTGAGTTAATCGTATCCATGGGGAAGCGTTCTGGCGTCGTTACCAATTCTTCGCGTGCTGCTCTACCTACTTTGTGTAAATCATATCCGATCTTCAATAAATTTTCATTTTGGGTAACTCGTGAAGATTACTTACGCCCCAAGCCTTACGGAGATAGCTATAGGCATGCGTATAAAACTTTTGTACGTGATGGTGAAAAAGTCCTGGGGTTTGAAGATTCTCTCAAGGGATTGCGAGCTCTTGCTTGCATTCCCGCCACTCTGATCGGCATTAATGCTTATATATCAATAACAGTGGAAAAATACTCTGAATTTGCCCCACATGATTTTTTCTTTTACCCTTCGTTTAATGAACTTACTGAGCAGTGCTTAGAACAGAACTTGTCGTAA
- a CDS encoding two-component system sensor histidine kinase NtrB → MTNNTPYEAASSTHELLEIKARITQSYKEADTILTAIPDGIILLSEVGTILIFNSQAREILGIPEHQEILHKPFVEFFPDTFFGFSMSESLQSLKLAKTLRLSLCKEAIEKELEIFIRRNEINGYLFIQIRDRSEYKQLENAIERYKNIAELGKMTATLAHEIRNPLSGIAGFASLLKEELTFTRHQRMLSAIISGTQSLNNLVSSMLEYTKSQPLNLKTVDLQDFFSALMPLLSASFPTCCFERKSTESLLRSIDPDRMNSVIWNLVKNAIETGEKPVTLTLRPTGEIAVANPGELSPAVLDKLFTPFFTTKVQGNGLGLAEARKIMRLHGGDIELESTSPIVTFILKLPQHAQKPLTKGVQEP, encoded by the coding sequence ATGACTAACAACACTCCTTATGAGGCAGCCTCTTCCACTCACGAGCTCCTAGAAATCAAAGCACGTATTACCCAATCTTACAAAGAAGCGGATACCATACTTACGGCAATTCCCGATGGGATTATCCTTTTGTCAGAAGTGGGCACCATTCTGATTTTTAATTCCCAAGCTCGCGAAATTTTAGGAATTCCTGAACACCAAGAAATTCTCCACAAACCTTTTGTTGAATTTTTCCCCGATACATTCTTCGGTTTCTCCATGAGTGAATCCCTTCAATCTCTTAAGCTTGCTAAAACTCTGCGTCTTTCCTTATGCAAAGAAGCTATAGAAAAAGAACTCGAAATTTTCATTCGTAGGAACGAAATCAACGGATATCTTTTCATTCAAATTCGTGATCGCTCAGAATATAAACAACTTGAAAATGCTATAGAAAGGTATAAAAACATTGCAGAATTGGGGAAGATGACAGCAACGCTCGCTCACGAAATCCGCAATCCTCTAAGTGGGATTGCAGGGTTCGCTTCGCTCTTAAAAGAAGAGCTCACCTTTACACGTCATCAACGTATGCTCTCCGCAATCATTTCTGGAACACAATCTTTAAATAATCTTGTGTCTTCTATGTTGGAATATACAAAATCTCAACCGCTAAATTTAAAAACCGTAGATTTGCAAGATTTCTTCTCTGCATTAATGCCACTTCTTTCCGCTTCTTTTCCCACTTGCTGTTTTGAAAGAAAAAGCACAGAATCTCTTCTCCGTTCTATAGATCCTGACCGTATGAATAGTGTTATTTGGAATTTAGTAAAAAACGCTATAGAAACAGGGGAAAAACCCGTAACTCTCACCCTCCGTCCTACCGGGGAAATCGCTGTTGCTAACCCTGGAGAGCTCTCTCCAGCAGTTTTAGACAAGCTCTTTACACCCTTTTTTACAACGAAGGTTCAGGGCAATGGCCTAGGCCTCGCAGAAGCCCGAAAAATCATGCGTTTACACGGAGGAGACATTGAACTAGAAAGTACCTCGCCTATAGTCACCTTTATCCTTAAACTTCCTCAACACGCACAAAAACCTCTGACTAAAGGCGTACAAGAACCTTAG
- a CDS encoding sigma-54-dependent transcriptional regulator has product MVMEKILIVDDEPLLRNFLSELLLSRGYAPVTANNLKTAYQQIQHEHYDLIISDMNMPDGLGLDLIKAAKHYAPQTPVLVITAYGTIENAVEAMHQGAFNYLTKPFSSEVLFAFINKAKEFKNLVNENLFLKFQTSLDSHPLIVKSQAMKNLLATAQKAANSSANIFIHGESGCGKEVLAFFIHNSSPRASSPYIKVNCAAIPETLLESEFFGHEKGAFTGATTKKAGRFELAHKGTLLLDEITEVPIHLQAKLLRAIQEKEFEHLGGTKTLSVDVRILATSNRNLKEAIEDKIFRQDLYYRLNVIPLYLPPLRERRDDILPLAHYFLDKFCRLNTLPPKTLSTKAEQLLLDYPWPGNIRELSNVLERVVILENTSMLTEDMLAL; this is encoded by the coding sequence ATGGTTATGGAGAAAATTCTTATTGTAGATGACGAACCCCTTCTGCGTAATTTCCTTTCAGAACTTCTTCTATCCCGTGGCTATGCCCCTGTCACAGCAAATAATTTAAAAACTGCTTACCAACAAATACAACATGAACATTACGACTTAATTATCTCCGACATGAATATGCCTGATGGTTTAGGATTAGATCTAATTAAAGCTGCTAAACACTATGCCCCTCAAACTCCTGTTCTTGTGATTACCGCTTACGGTACAATAGAAAATGCTGTTGAAGCCATGCATCAAGGTGCCTTTAATTACCTAACAAAACCCTTCTCCTCAGAAGTTCTTTTTGCTTTCATCAATAAAGCTAAAGAATTTAAGAACTTAGTGAATGAGAACCTTTTTCTTAAGTTCCAAACATCTTTAGACTCTCACCCCTTAATTGTTAAAAGCCAGGCTATGAAAAATCTTCTTGCCACAGCACAAAAAGCTGCCAATAGTTCAGCAAACATTTTCATTCATGGGGAATCGGGATGTGGCAAAGAAGTACTAGCCTTTTTCATCCACAACAGTTCTCCACGAGCCTCATCCCCTTATATTAAAGTGAATTGCGCTGCTATTCCAGAAACCCTTTTAGAATCCGAATTTTTTGGCCATGAAAAGGGAGCCTTCACAGGAGCAACAACAAAAAAAGCCGGCCGCTTTGAGCTTGCGCATAAAGGAACCCTGCTTCTAGACGAAATCACTGAAGTCCCTATACACCTACAAGCAAAGCTCCTACGTGCTATTCAAGAAAAAGAATTTGAACATTTGGGAGGGACGAAGACCTTGTCCGTTGATGTTCGCATCTTAGCAACATCAAACCGTAATCTTAAGGAAGCTATTGAAGATAAAATCTTCCGTCAAGATTTATACTACCGTCTTAACGTCATTCCTCTTTATCTTCCTCCTTTACGAGAACGCCGCGATGATATCCTTCCTCTTGCTCATTATTTTTTAGATAAATTCTGTCGTTTAAACACTCTACCTCCAAAAACATTATCGACAAAAGCAGAACAGCTTCTCCTTGACTACCCCTGGCCCGGGAATATTCGAGAGCTTTCCAATGTCTTGGAGAGGGTTGTCATCTTAGAAAATACCTCCATGCTGACTGAAGATATGCTTGCTTTATAG
- a CDS encoding sigma 54 modulation/S30EA ribosomal C-terminal domain-containing protein: MKPCRKKSVSPKDSCTPVEITGKSFHVSLPLKHLIIEKSRHLPPMETIRVIITSHKDKQGTEVHIIASQGKEVLQTKVYNDNPYTAVIQGFKKIRTRANKYQNKHLNKIKHSIRLKEKEERLPLQEDNHELFTEWPLFPAMDAWDALKHFGYVPKSEKKKISKKKISINTLSSDEAIRQLESSKDNLLIFLNEKEHKIQCLHKQHDGNYVLIEPSLYRGFHIF; this comes from the coding sequence ATGAAACCCTGCCGTAAGAAGTCCGTGTCCCCTAAGGACTCATGCACACCCGTAGAAATTACAGGAAAATCTTTTCATGTCTCATTACCTTTAAAACATCTGATTATAGAAAAAAGCCGCCATCTCCCTCCAATGGAGACCATTCGCGTCATAATCACCTCTCATAAAGATAAGCAAGGCACTGAAGTGCACATTATTGCTTCCCAAGGGAAAGAAGTTCTACAGACTAAAGTGTACAACGATAATCCTTATACTGCAGTAATCCAAGGCTTTAAAAAAATTCGCACTAGGGCGAATAAATACCAAAATAAACACCTAAACAAAATCAAGCATAGCATCCGGCTTAAAGAAAAAGAAGAACGGCTACCCTTACAAGAAGACAACCACGAACTCTTTACTGAATGGCCACTCTTTCCTGCCATGGATGCCTGGGACGCCTTAAAACACTTCGGATATGTTCCTAAGTCAGAAAAAAAGAAAATTTCCAAGAAAAAAATCTCCATCAACACGCTCTCATCAGATGAGGCGATTCGCCAATTGGAGTCTTCTAAAGATAACTTGCTCATCTTTTTAAATGAAAAGGAACATAAAATTCAATGCTTACATAAACAACACGATGGCAACTATGTTCTTATCGAACCCTCTCTCTACCGAGGATTCCACATTTTCTGA
- a CDS encoding type I restriction enzyme HsdR N-terminal domain-containing protein produces the protein MFLSNPLSTEDSTFSDTTSSSLFDPIRKKALSATPEEIVRQKLLNLLINTLHYPQKLIVIEKELKTLLPILTGNKLRLPKRRPDILVLTPPTYTDARNITHKLGNPKPLLLIECKARVINQNTLMQLLSYNYIIGAPCLAIASSKKQLTGLVNPKTQTLDFYPGLPEYSQLLNYYCLPSSRN, from the coding sequence ATGTTCTTATCGAACCCTCTCTCTACCGAGGATTCCACATTTTCTGACACCACTTCTTCCAGTCTTTTTGATCCCATTAGGAAAAAAGCATTGTCTGCAACTCCTGAAGAAATCGTACGCCAGAAACTACTCAACTTACTTATCAATACACTACACTATCCCCAAAAACTGATTGTCATAGAAAAAGAGTTAAAAACGCTCTTACCTATCCTTACAGGGAACAAGCTACGCTTACCTAAACGCCGTCCAGATATTCTCGTCCTCACACCACCAACCTATACAGATGCTCGGAATATTACTCATAAGTTAGGCAATCCTAAACCACTCTTACTCATTGAATGCAAGGCCCGGGTTATTAACCAAAACACGTTAATGCAACTCCTCAGTTACAATTATATTATTGGAGCGCCTTGTCTTGCTATTGCCAGTAGTAAAAAACAGCTCACAGGTTTAGTCAATCCTAAAACACAAACCCTTGACTTCTATCCAGGTCTGCCAGAATATTCTCAACTACTCAACTACTACTGCTTGCCAAGCTCAAGGAATTAA